In Flavobacterium sp. 83, the genomic window TTTCCTCTTTCAATCACCAAATTTGTAAAAGAAATAATATCAATTTAAAACTATCCGTTATGCCAAATTCAACAGAGATTAAAGGAAATTACAATGAATTGAAAGGTAAACTTAAACAAAAGTTTGCTGAACTAACAGATGACGATGTGTTATTTGAAGAAGGAAAAGAAGATGAAACTTGGGGCAAATTGCAACAAAAATTAGGCAAAACTGAAAAAGAAATCAGATCCTTATTTGAATAATTTCAAAGTCTAAGAAATTACTAAAACTGTTTCAAAAACCTAAACTAAACTTTTTCCAAATCGGATTTTATTTAAGGTTTTGAAACAGTTTTTTTCATCCAATCCAAGTTTTAAAATCAGATACTTTCTCTCGACTCACGATTACCTCATCGGGAGTATAAGACGGCAAAATAACTTTCAATCGGGAGTTACTATACAATACAATTTCTTTGATTGCTTTAAGTGGAATTATGAATTTTCGGCTCACTCTAAAAAAGTCTTTAGGATCTAATTCTTGTTCCAAAAGTTCCAAAGTATTTTCGATTAAATAATTTCTATTATCAAAAGTATGAATGTATGTTCCTTTATTTTCACTAAAAAAACACTCTACTTCATCAATAGAAATAACTTTCAAATGTTGCCCGATTTTTACTGTAAAACGTTTTTTATAATTTTTTTCAAATGGGTTCGTCAACATTCTTTTGATTTGTTCAAAATCCAATTGCAATGTTTCTTGTTTTGGCAAACGAGTTTTAAACTTAGAAACTGCCACTTCCAAATCATCCTCATCAATGGGTTTCAAAAGATAATCAATGCTGTTTAATTTGAATGCTCGCAACGCATATTCATCATAAGCAGTTGTGAAAATTATAGCACTTTTGATAGCGACTTTTTCAAAGATTTCAAATGACAAACCATCCGACAATTGAATGTCTAAAAAGATCAAATCAGGATGTTCATTTTTAGAAAACCAATCAATAGATTCTTCTACTGAATGCAGCATCACTCCTACTTGAATATTTAGCTTTTCAAGTTTTCTTTGAAGTAATCTGGCAGCAGGTTTTTCGTCTTCAATTATTATTGTGGTCATGTAATTTTGTATCGTTTATTTTAGCATTTGGTTAACTGAAAACTCATTTTTATTCCCATTTTTCACTTTTTTCTTTTTCCATTAATTCTTGGATTTTTTTCTCTTCCCAGTTTGCACCAAAAAATATATTTCTTCCAAAAACAGATAATCCATGAGCTAGCAATCCGATTCCCCAAAATAATGCCGTTGAAAAAGTTTCCCAACGCCAGAATATTTCATCATCAATCAAACTTTTGTTAGAACTTGAAATAACTATAAATGCATTTACAATTATATAAACCAATAGATGAACATAAAATCCTTTGATTCTTTTTACTCTTTTGTAAGCTAAATTATAACGTTCGTCCGGATTATATGTTTCCGTATTATAATCATTTAGCCGTCTATCTCTAAAT contains:
- a CDS encoding CsbD family protein, with protein sequence MPNSTEIKGNYNELKGKLKQKFAELTDDDVLFEEGKEDETWGKLQQKLGKTEKEIRSLFE
- a CDS encoding LytTR family DNA-binding domain-containing protein, producing MTTIIIEDEKPAARLLQRKLEKLNIQVGVMLHSVEESIDWFSKNEHPDLIFLDIQLSDGLSFEIFEKVAIKSAIIFTTAYDEYALRAFKLNSIDYLLKPIDEDDLEVAVSKFKTRLPKQETLQLDFEQIKRMLTNPFEKNYKKRFTVKIGQHLKVISIDEVECFFSENKGTYIHTFDNRNYLIENTLELLEQELDPKDFFRVSRKFIIPLKAIKEIVLYSNSRLKVILPSYTPDEVIVSREKVSDFKTWIG
- a CDS encoding 2TM domain-containing protein; this translates as MGRFRDRRLNDYNTETYNPDERYNLAYKRVKRIKGFYVHLLVYIIVNAFIVISSSNKSLIDDEIFWRWETFSTALFWGIGLLAHGLSVFGRNIFFGANWEEKKIQELMEKEKSEKWE